One Desulfobulbus propionicus DSM 2032 DNA segment encodes these proteins:
- a CDS encoding site-specific DNA-methyltransferase, with the protein MPELMWKGKEQVINHHLEVPVRVLKRHFAFNGDADGVNSTGNTIIHGDNLEALKALLPEYEGRIRCIYIDPPYNTGNESWVYNDNVNEPQIVKWLGQVVGKDGEDLCRHDKWLCMMYPRLQLLRRLLAEDGSIWISIDDNEQAHLRAVMDEIFGQRNFITTVIWQKVYSPKNSARHFSEDHDFIMVYAKNASQWVPNPMPRTEAQNKAYKNYDHDPRGPWKASDLSARNYYGEGTYAITCPSGRVIDGPPTGMYWRVSQQKFLEMDRDKRIWWGRTGDNVPAIKRFLTDVKQGVVPQTLWPYQEVGHTQDAKKELLAVLDFATSADVFVTPKPTRLIDRILHIATDKDAIILDSFAGSGTTGHAVLNLNRQDGGNRTFILIEMMDYAETITAERIKRVINGYGEGSKAVAGTGGGFTYCTLGERVFDDEGFLNPNLDRAALRDYVARSEGLPGAEAGEHPHWLGERDRTGYYFYDDPERPTVLNLEFLATLTRRNESYLIYADSCLLDEAFMQHHHILFKKIPRDISRF; encoded by the coding sequence ATGCCTGAGTTGATGTGGAAAGGGAAGGAACAGGTGATCAACCATCACCTCGAAGTGCCGGTACGGGTGCTGAAGCGGCATTTTGCCTTCAACGGCGACGCGGACGGCGTCAATTCCACCGGCAACACCATCATCCACGGCGACAACCTGGAAGCGCTCAAGGCGCTGCTGCCCGAGTACGAGGGCCGCATCCGCTGCATCTACATCGATCCACCCTACAACACCGGCAACGAGTCGTGGGTGTACAACGACAACGTCAATGAGCCGCAGATCGTCAAGTGGCTCGGCCAGGTGGTGGGCAAGGACGGCGAGGATCTGTGCCGCCACGACAAGTGGCTGTGCATGATGTATCCGCGGTTGCAGCTGCTCCGGCGGCTGCTGGCCGAGGACGGCAGCATCTGGATTTCCATCGACGACAACGAGCAGGCCCATCTGCGGGCGGTCATGGACGAGATTTTCGGCCAGCGGAACTTCATCACCACCGTTATCTGGCAAAAGGTCTATTCTCCGAAAAATTCGGCCCGTCATTTTTCCGAAGACCATGACTTCATCATGGTGTACGCGAAAAATGCCAGCCAATGGGTGCCCAACCCCATGCCGCGCACCGAGGCGCAGAACAAGGCCTACAAGAACTACGACCACGACCCGCGCGGTCCCTGGAAGGCGAGCGACCTTTCCGCCCGGAATTATTACGGCGAGGGCACCTATGCCATCACCTGTCCCTCGGGCCGGGTCATCGACGGCCCGCCCACAGGAATGTATTGGCGAGTATCACAGCAAAAATTCCTGGAAATGGACCGGGATAAGCGTATCTGGTGGGGCAGGACCGGTGACAATGTACCGGCGATCAAGCGATTTCTCACCGATGTCAAACAGGGCGTGGTGCCGCAAACCCTATGGCCGTACCAGGAAGTCGGCCACACCCAGGACGCCAAGAAGGAACTGCTGGCGGTACTCGATTTCGCCACCTCGGCCGACGTGTTTGTCACCCCCAAGCCGACCCGGCTGATCGACCGCATTCTCCACATCGCCACCGACAAAGATGCCATTATCCTCGATTCCTTTGCCGGTTCGGGCACCACCGGTCACGCGGTGCTCAACCTCAACCGCCAGGACGGCGGCAACCGCACCTTCATCCTCATCGAGATGATGGACTATGCCGAGACCATCACGGCCGAGCGGATCAAGCGGGTGATCAATGGGTATGGCGAGGGCAGCAAGGCCGTGGCCGGCACCGGCGGCGGCTTCACCTACTGCACCCTGGGCGAGCGGGTCTTTGACGACGAAGGCTTTCTCAACCCAAACCTCGATCGGGCGGCCCTCCGCGACTATGTGGCCCGCTCCGAAGGGCTGCCGGGTGCGGAGGCGGGCGAGCATCCCCATTGGCTGGGCGAACGCGACCGCACCGGCTACTATTTCTATGACGACCCGGAGCGGCCCACGGTGCTTAACCTGGAATTCCTCGCCACCCTCACCCGCAGAAACGAGAGCTATCTCATCTATGCCGACTCGTGTCTGCTCGACGAGGCGTTCATGCAGCACCATCACATCCTGTTCAAAAAAATTCCCCGGGACATCTCCCGCTTCTAA